One window from the genome of Jeotgalibacillus haloalkalitolerans encodes:
- a CDS encoding class F sortase, with protein MIKKCVLLIGFTLLLSACSIESVMNQFSKQEQPAETSEAAAPAEDVLSDTAGEEIAEEAPPAEEDEHPEVNWDPPKSLIPSKLDIPSIGLSAPVEKVGLTETGEMAVTESFETTGWYEKGYKPGSQGNAVIGGHVDSYEGAAIFYDLQFLSVGDEIIVSDENGEQLVFVVTEMVEYPWDDAPVEEIFGYTTDRSLNLITCTGDYDRDSNNYNQRLVVYTELKEA; from the coding sequence GTGATTAAAAAGTGTGTACTATTAATAGGATTTACACTGCTTCTTTCTGCTTGCAGCATAGAATCTGTAATGAATCAGTTTTCAAAACAGGAGCAGCCGGCTGAAACCAGTGAAGCTGCCGCGCCTGCTGAAGACGTGCTGTCAGATACAGCTGGTGAGGAGATTGCTGAAGAAGCACCTCCTGCTGAGGAAGATGAGCATCCTGAAGTAAACTGGGACCCTCCGAAAAGTCTGATCCCGTCAAAGCTTGATATTCCTTCTATTGGATTGTCAGCGCCAGTTGAAAAAGTCGGATTGACTGAAACAGGTGAAATGGCTGTGACGGAAAGCTTTGAGACAACAGGCTGGTATGAAAAAGGCTATAAGCCGGGCAGCCAGGGAAATGCCGTTATTGGCGGACACGTTGACAGCTATGAGGGTGCAGCGATTTTCTATGATCTGCAGTTTCTGTCTGTCGGGGATGAGATCATTGTAAGTGATGAAAATGGTGAGCAGCTCGTTTTTGTCGTGACTGAAATGGTGGAATATCCGTGGGATGATGCCCCGGTTGAAGAGATCTTCGGCTATACAACGGACCGGTCATTGAACCTGATTACGTGTACAGGGGATTATGATCGTGACTCGAATAATTATAATCAGCGGCTGGTTGTGTATACGGAGTTAAAAGAAGCCTGA
- a CDS encoding KinB-signaling pathway activation protein: protein MTIRNWIRFFMMTLLVGGVTTGIVGITVRWSELSTQFAGEDSIEILSVIVWMIGVGMTFSVLSQMGYFAYLTIHQFGLSIFRSLKLWNWVQMVLVAFVLFDLVYFRFEAFADDGDSLLPYFSLAAFLLVVGVIVSLLKAKQAKNKMIFPSTLFFMVVVTTLEWLPVLRSNENYWLITIMFTLIATNAYQMLALPKYNERSKKDREARLARKAAREQEAKAK, encoded by the coding sequence GTGACCATACGAAATTGGATCCGTTTCTTTATGATGACACTGCTGGTCGGCGGAGTCACCACAGGAATCGTAGGAATTACAGTCCGCTGGAGTGAGTTATCAACTCAGTTCGCGGGTGAAGATAGTATAGAGATATTATCAGTCATCGTGTGGATGATTGGGGTCGGGATGACATTCAGTGTATTAAGTCAGATGGGGTACTTTGCCTACCTGACCATTCACCAGTTCGGGCTCAGCATTTTCCGTTCACTAAAGCTGTGGAACTGGGTGCAAATGGTACTTGTCGCATTCGTCCTGTTTGACCTGGTATACTTCCGCTTTGAAGCATTTGCAGATGACGGCGATTCGCTGCTGCCATACTTCTCACTCGCTGCATTTTTACTTGTAGTCGGTGTGATTGTATCGCTGCTAAAAGCGAAGCAGGCGAAGAATAAAATGATTTTCCCATCAACGCTATTCTTCATGGTCGTTGTGACAACACTTGAATGGCTGCCGGTGCTCAGAAGTAACGAAAACTACTGGCTGATCACGATCATGTTCACACTGATCGCGACCAACGCATACCAGATGCTTGCGTTACCTAAATATAATGAGCGGTCTAAAAAGGATCGTGAAGCACGACTGGCGCGGAAAGCCGCACGTGAACAAGAAGCAAAAGCAAAGTAA
- the gerD gene encoding spore germination lipoprotein GerD, which produces MKKELLVSSALVLLLTGCAGEKTSYEETKQMVTDLLKTDDGKKAVKELLADEEIKKELVIDQPIVKESIQTTLLSKEGQEFWKKTFADPEFAETLAKSMKTEQEQLLKDLMKDPEYQSMILTIMQDPAMHEQTMSVLNSQAYKEETKKLMLEMMESPLVKKEIQDLLLEAAKEMGEEGTQQQADGGEGGGGQGDGGSGGGGDGGGDGNSESESGGGMGQ; this is translated from the coding sequence ATGAAGAAAGAATTGTTAGTGAGTTCAGCGTTGGTTCTGCTTTTAACCGGATGTGCGGGAGAAAAGACCAGTTATGAGGAAACAAAGCAGATGGTGACTGACCTTTTAAAAACCGATGATGGGAAAAAAGCAGTCAAAGAGCTGCTGGCAGATGAAGAAATCAAAAAAGAGCTTGTCATTGATCAGCCGATTGTCAAAGAGTCCATTCAGACGACCCTCTTATCTAAAGAAGGACAGGAATTCTGGAAAAAGACGTTTGCTGATCCCGAATTTGCAGAAACACTTGCGAAAAGTATGAAAACTGAGCAGGAGCAGCTGTTGAAGGACCTCATGAAAGATCCCGAATATCAGAGTATGATCCTGACCATCATGCAGGATCCCGCGATGCACGAGCAGACCATGTCCGTCCTGAACAGCCAGGCTTATAAAGAAGAAACGAAAAAGCTGATGCTTGAGATGATGGAAAGTCCGCTGGTGAAAAAGGAAATCCAGGACTTGCTGCTTGAAGCAGCTAAGGAAATGGGCGAAGAAGGCACACAGCAACAGGCTGACGGCGGTGAAGGCGGTGGCGGTCAGGGAGACGGTGGTAGTGGCGGTGGGGGAGATGGCGGCGGTGATGGTAACAGTGAAAGTGAGAGCGGTGGCGGGATGGGGCAGTGA